One window of Futiania mangrovi genomic DNA carries:
- a CDS encoding heparinase II/III family protein, with protein MPAMPTLPTNSLRPSGALGALRTRAEDVFWRSAVSDQLLKGPLPDRVAFAPQDLIPGSLDQARAILNGTFVFGTETVSAEGAKIWAVPLPSERFAEALHSFRWLRHLRASGGAHASTAAQILLDGWVERYGRYDHFAWRPDVLGARLVSMMRHYRLLFERADALARSKAMVAIARQCRFLARRAPKMAQGPRRLDALIGLVHVCLALEEERARLPWALDLLAEDLPRHVFADGGHRSRNPVTHARVLADLAGLQGDLRSAGVTPGKVLADVTGRMAGWLRRMRHGDGGLACFNGGQEASDGLADHVLAAVDGAKRAPSEGEDSGYYRMAARRTVVIFDAGSAPAPTYARDAQAGCLSFELSSGRARIVVNCGTGAGHGLAWEKAMRATAAHSTLTIADRPSATVGKAAGGVLFGPPNVTGRRMPVQGGDAVVARHGGYADMGFLHERKLFLSDDGDDLRGEDRIEPAGKGKPSRAEAPWAVRFHLHPGARASRLPNGTILIKTATGEGWTLRTDATSLDIEETAYLGSGGRPRRSEQIVLSGLTEGHEAVIKWAFKRVKRDDPKP; from the coding sequence ATGCCGGCCATGCCGACGCTGCCCACCAATTCGCTGCGCCCATCGGGGGCCCTCGGGGCCCTGCGCACGCGCGCGGAGGATGTCTTCTGGCGCAGCGCCGTCTCGGACCAGCTTCTGAAAGGACCGCTGCCCGACCGGGTCGCCTTCGCGCCGCAGGACCTCATCCCCGGCTCGCTCGACCAGGCGCGCGCGATCCTCAACGGCACATTCGTCTTCGGCACCGAAACCGTCAGCGCCGAGGGCGCGAAGATCTGGGCCGTCCCCCTGCCGTCGGAACGGTTTGCCGAGGCGCTGCACTCCTTCCGCTGGCTCCGCCACCTGCGCGCCTCCGGGGGCGCCCATGCCAGCACCGCCGCGCAGATCCTGCTCGACGGCTGGGTCGAACGGTATGGCAGGTACGACCATTTCGCCTGGCGCCCGGACGTGCTGGGCGCCCGCCTCGTCTCGATGATGCGGCACTACCGGCTGCTGTTCGAGCGCGCGGACGCGCTGGCCCGGTCGAAGGCCATGGTCGCCATCGCCCGCCAGTGTCGCTTCCTCGCCCGCCGCGCCCCGAAGATGGCCCAGGGCCCCCGCCGGCTCGACGCGCTGATCGGGCTCGTGCATGTCTGCCTCGCACTCGAGGAGGAGCGGGCACGCCTGCCTTGGGCGCTCGACCTGCTGGCCGAGGATCTGCCGCGCCATGTCTTCGCCGATGGCGGGCACCGCAGCCGCAACCCGGTCACGCACGCCCGGGTGCTGGCCGATCTCGCCGGTCTGCAGGGCGATCTGCGTAGCGCGGGCGTGACACCGGGCAAGGTCCTGGCCGACGTCACGGGACGCATGGCGGGCTGGCTGCGCCGCATGCGGCACGGCGATGGGGGCCTTGCCTGCTTCAATGGCGGCCAGGAAGCGTCCGACGGTCTCGCCGATCATGTGCTCGCTGCCGTCGACGGCGCGAAACGGGCGCCTTCCGAAGGGGAGGATAGCGGGTACTACCGCATGGCCGCCCGCCGGACTGTCGTGATCTTCGACGCGGGAAGCGCGCCTGCCCCCACCTATGCCCGGGACGCGCAGGCCGGCTGCCTCTCCTTCGAGCTGAGTTCGGGCCGCGCCCGGATCGTCGTCAATTGCGGCACCGGCGCAGGGCACGGCCTGGCGTGGGAGAAGGCGATGCGGGCGACCGCCGCGCACAGCACGCTCACCATCGCCGACCGCCCCTCCGCCACGGTCGGCAAGGCCGCGGGCGGTGTGCTCTTCGGCCCGCCGAACGTGACCGGCCGGCGCATGCCGGTGCAGGGGGGCGATGCCGTGGTCGCGCGGCACGGCGGCTATGCGGACATGGGCTTCCTGCACGAGCGCAAGCTCTTCCTGTCCGACGACGGCGACGACCTGCGCGGGGAGGACCGGATCGAGCCGGCAGGCAAGGGCAAGCCAAGCCGTGCGGAAGCACCCTGGGCGGTGCGTTTCCACCTGCATCCCGGCGCGCGGGCCAGCCGCCTTCCGAACGGCACGATCCTGATCAAGACGGCGACGGGCGAGGGCTGGACGCTGCGGACCGACGCCACCTCGCTCGACATCGAGGAGACGGCCTATCTCGGCTCCGGCGGTCGTCCGCGGCGCAGCGAGCAGATCGTTCTCTCGGGCTTGACCGAGGGGCATGAGGCCGTCATCAAGTGGGCCTTCAAGCGCGTGAAGCGCGACGATCCGAAACCCTGA